In Chitinophagales bacterium, one DNA window encodes the following:
- a CDS encoding AtpZ/AtpI family protein: MKYISLSYQIIACVVLGFIAGYYLDKWTAFSFPLFKVVCSFGSVLLALYIIYKELMNDKK, from the coding sequence TTGAAATATATCTCCTTATCGTACCAGATCATTGCCTGCGTGGTACTTGGATTTATTGCGGGTTATTACCTGGATAAATGGACAGCATTTTCATTTCCCCTTTTTAAAGTGGTATGTTCTTTCGGATCCGTATTGCTGGCGCTTTATATTATTTACAAGGAGCTGATGAACGATAAGAAATAA
- a CDS encoding polymer-forming cytoskeletal protein produces the protein MFNTKENHMTKPITTSPSPNQSAVNIIGAGTQIDGEIKSDNDIRVDGKMKGTLTSKAKVVIGASGIVDGDMICENADISGKVFGKVEVSDLLFLKATGYLEGDIVTGKLVVEAGARFTGSCKMGVKEMKPAEKPVSQQMQKESKAV, from the coding sequence ATGTTCAACACGAAAGAAAACCACATGACGAAGCCCATCACCACCAGTCCTTCACCCAATCAGTCTGCAGTTAATATTATTGGTGCAGGAACACAGATAGACGGTGAAATTAAATCAGACAACGACATCCGTGTTGACGGAAAAATGAAAGGCACGCTGACCTCCAAGGCAAAGGTGGTGATTGGCGCGAGCGGCATTGTAGATGGTGACATGATTTGCGAAAACGCTGATATTTCCGGAAAAGTTTTTGGCAAGGTTGAAGTGAGTGACCTGCTGTTTCTTAAAGCCACCGGTTACCTCGAAGGCGATATAGTAACCGGAAAGCTGGTCGTGGAAGCGGGTGCACGTTTCACCGGTAGCTGCAAAATGGGCGTTAAAGAGATGAAGCCGGCAGAAAAACCAGTTTCGCAACAAATGCAGAAGGAATCAAAAGCTGTCTGA
- a CDS encoding M23 family metallopeptidase, translating into MKASLNQLTEKQRYSCLSCSKEIFLKHYVYVIFAAEFSMSEEPVDIKKKKSWMARLTDKYRLVLLNDETFEEVSSFQLTRMNVYVLVSTILVILVLVTVSAIVYTPLREYIPGYADVNMRRDVMELKLRSDSMERVLEANNLFLQNIKRVISGELDAEQVNEESSPAQPPSYDSIDLDKVSPSERKLRKDLEEEQRFSVSKTSSLTGKSTAIRGFHFFTPLKGYVTEPFNGNEQHYGVDIVAPENEPIKATLDGIVIFANWTAETGYVMAIQHNDNLISLYKHNSVLLKEEGNYVKAGDVIAIIGNTGELSSGPHLHFELWYKGLPLNPEDYLVFK; encoded by the coding sequence TTGAAAGCGTCACTTAACCAACTGACGGAAAAACAGCGGTACAGTTGTTTATCCTGTTCGAAAGAAATTTTCCTCAAACACTATGTTTATGTCATCTTTGCAGCTGAATTCTCTATGTCGGAAGAACCGGTTGATATCAAGAAAAAGAAGTCGTGGATGGCACGGCTTACAGACAAATACCGGCTGGTTTTGCTGAATGATGAGACCTTTGAGGAAGTATCCTCCTTTCAGCTTACCAGGATGAATGTATATGTGCTGGTGAGTACGATCCTTGTCATACTTGTGCTGGTGACTGTTTCAGCCATAGTGTACACCCCGTTGAGGGAATATATTCCGGGTTATGCTGATGTAAATATGCGGCGCGATGTGATGGAGCTGAAACTCAGGAGCGATTCGATGGAAAGGGTGCTGGAAGCGAACAACCTGTTTCTGCAGAATATTAAACGGGTGATAAGCGGAGAGTTGGATGCAGAACAGGTAAATGAGGAGTCATCGCCTGCACAGCCTCCAAGTTACGACTCCATCGACCTTGATAAGGTTTCACCGTCGGAGCGTAAGCTACGCAAGGATTTGGAGGAAGAACAACGTTTTTCGGTGTCTAAAACTTCCTCACTCACCGGCAAATCAACAGCCATCAGGGGTTTTCATTTCTTTACTCCCCTTAAAGGTTATGTTACTGAACCCTTTAATGGAAATGAACAGCATTATGGTGTCGACATCGTGGCACCTGAAAATGAACCGATCAAAGCAACACTGGACGGCATTGTTATCTTTGCCAACTGGACGGCGGAAACAGGCTATGTAATGGCCATACAGCATAATGATAATTTAATATCTTTGTACAAGCACAATTCAGTACTGTTAAAGGAAGAAGGAAACTACGTAAAAGCGGGCGATGTGATTGCCATTATCGGCAATACGGGTGAGTTAAGCAGCGGTCCGCACCTTCACTTTGAACTTTGGTACAAAGGATTGCCATTGAACCCGGAAGATTACCTTGTTTTTAAATAA
- a CDS encoding DUF3179 domain-containing protein encodes MHKRLSSFLFIGGILLLIVPDAIVFYLIMPVPTSQHSDQIAAGHFLYQTLWYARILGLLCVLPLIIRTWKRGRLISIGFTTGILAIAVVLVYLLGFRYMPENVFKEPETLLFAPPSGNTIPLNNYVLGIVMNGEAKAYPLKFVGYHHKIQDLVGGAPVLVTYCTMCRTAMAYDPVINGKREKFRLVGAAFNNAVIEDETTKSWWYQSTGIAGAGPLKGTALKTIPVEQMTLATWISEHPNTLIMQADPAFTTQYAKLRNYDINVPAANTDPSRNKSFLPNSWVIGVIAGDSSAVFLWNELTTKKIINTVVDTQPIVIVLQQDGFSYHAFKSSMDGVALTFTQLNDSLITDQQTNSAWSLKGECSGGQYAGKKLVSIAAYQTYYHSWERFYGNKHKNAPYSISNNKFLNAPSAGKH; translated from the coding sequence ATGCATAAACGGCTCAGTTCATTCTTATTCATCGGTGGCATCCTCCTGCTGATTGTTCCGGATGCTATCGTTTTTTACCTGATCATGCCGGTGCCCACGAGCCAGCATTCAGATCAGATCGCAGCAGGTCATTTTCTATATCAAACGCTATGGTATGCCAGGATCTTAGGTCTTTTATGCGTACTGCCGTTGATAATTCGAACCTGGAAACGGGGCCGGCTTATTTCAATTGGCTTCACTACCGGAATACTGGCCATTGCCGTTGTGCTGGTTTACCTGTTAGGGTTTCGCTACATGCCGGAAAATGTCTTTAAAGAACCCGAAACCCTGCTGTTTGCCCCTCCTTCCGGAAATACCATTCCCCTCAACAATTATGTATTGGGTATTGTCATGAACGGCGAAGCCAAAGCATACCCGCTGAAATTTGTAGGATATCACCATAAAATACAGGACCTCGTTGGTGGCGCACCGGTTTTGGTTACTTATTGCACGATGTGCAGAACAGCCATGGCTTATGATCCTGTTATCAATGGTAAACGGGAAAAATTCAGGCTCGTAGGCGCAGCCTTTAACAATGCCGTGATCGAGGATGAAACGACTAAATCATGGTGGTACCAGTCAACCGGCATTGCCGGCGCAGGACCCTTAAAAGGCACGGCCCTTAAAACAATTCCAGTTGAACAGATGACGCTTGCAACATGGATCAGCGAACATCCTAATACATTGATTATGCAAGCTGACCCGGCTTTCACCACGCAATATGCAAAGCTCAGGAACTACGACATCAACGTGCCTGCCGCCAATACAGATCCTTCCCGGAACAAATCCTTTTTGCCGAACAGTTGGGTGATTGGTGTAATAGCAGGTGACAGTTCAGCCGTCTTTCTCTGGAATGAACTAACTACAAAGAAAATCATCAATACTGTAGTCGACACGCAGCCCATTGTTATTGTGCTGCAGCAGGATGGATTTTCCTACCATGCCTTTAAGAGCAGCATGGATGGTGTTGCACTTACATTTACACAACTCAACGACAGCCTGATCACCGATCAGCAAACAAATTCTGCCTGGAGCCTTAAAGGTGAATGTTCCGGAGGACAATATGCCGGCAAAAAACTTGTGTCCATAGCAGCTTATCAAACTTATTATCATTCCTGGGAAAGGTTTTATGGAAATAAACACAAAAACGCACCCTATTCAATAAGCAATAACAAATTCTTAAATGCACCATCTGCCGGCAAACATTAA
- a CDS encoding glycosyltransferase family 39 protein, producing MPLFVKLGTAPIYMWDEATYANNALDMYLANDAIVVRMEGQPDLYNTKPPFVLWMQTISLHLFGWNEWAIRLPSAVFALLTMCLLLWFSMVVLENALIGIMAMFTLASANGFIAVHVARSGDPDATLVWWTTLYTLVFLKFLLKPGNPKSHFLLIALGLSGAFLTKGIAGWFLLPLMVITALLHGDFWKLLRLKETYIAGLAVLFVAAGYYLLREKMAPGYWTVVYHSEILRFNNTVMSWHVQPYYFYLLNMIQGRFTPFFYVLPFTLLAFWMERDSVIRQCLIYLWILSLGYLLLISYPADKLEWYDAPMYPQLSLLIAIFCNSLIRTVTEVRMNNKLNRLVLRGFLATSLFLLFAVPYQQMVQRVLEEDDITYAWDHSQLDEFRITGAFMKFLKEKNPNLKEYTILKSPPADPEHYDQFLFYKRTYELKDQYVINLKNHPKDLQRGEKVLICEKPLMDSVQRYWSTTPLQVWKDCRLDSIEGVINNALDEPANIQ from the coding sequence ATGCCACTCTTTGTTAAACTCGGCACAGCACCGATTTACATGTGGGATGAAGCAACGTATGCCAACAATGCGCTTGATATGTACCTGGCAAATGATGCAATAGTAGTGCGCATGGAAGGCCAGCCCGACCTCTACAACACCAAGCCGCCTTTTGTATTATGGATGCAGACCATCAGCCTGCATCTTTTCGGATGGAATGAGTGGGCAATCAGGTTGCCTTCGGCGGTTTTTGCCCTCCTTACGATGTGCCTGTTGCTGTGGTTCAGCATGGTGGTGCTGGAAAACGCATTGATTGGCATTATGGCAATGTTTACGCTGGCCTCTGCGAATGGTTTCATAGCTGTTCATGTTGCCCGCAGCGGCGATCCCGATGCCACGCTTGTCTGGTGGACGACCTTATACACTCTCGTATTCCTTAAGTTCCTCTTGAAACCCGGAAATCCGAAGTCGCATTTTCTACTCATAGCGCTTGGTCTGTCAGGCGCTTTTCTGACCAAAGGCATTGCCGGTTGGTTTTTGCTGCCGCTCATGGTGATCACCGCCCTGCTGCATGGAGATTTCTGGAAGCTGTTACGACTGAAGGAAACATACATTGCCGGCTTGGCAGTACTGTTTGTCGCAGCCGGTTATTATCTGCTGCGCGAAAAAATGGCGCCCGGTTATTGGACCGTTGTTTATCACTCGGAAATTCTGCGGTTTAACAATACGGTGATGAGCTGGCATGTGCAACCATACTATTTCTACCTGCTGAATATGATACAGGGAAGGTTTACTCCCTTCTTCTATGTGTTACCCTTTACTTTATTGGCTTTCTGGATGGAACGTGACAGCGTCATCCGGCAATGCCTGATATACCTGTGGATATTATCACTTGGCTATTTGCTGCTCATCTCTTATCCAGCTGATAAACTGGAATGGTATGATGCCCCCATGTATCCGCAGCTGAGCCTGCTGATAGCTATTTTTTGCAACAGCCTTATCAGAACGGTCACCGAAGTCAGGATGAATAATAAATTAAACCGGCTTGTTCTCAGGGGGTTTCTGGCGACTTCCCTGTTTTTGCTTTTTGCTGTGCCTTATCAGCAGATGGTGCAAAGAGTTTTAGAGGAAGATGATATCACCTATGCCTGGGATCACAGCCAGCTGGATGAATTCCGGATAACAGGAGCATTCATGAAATTCCTGAAAGAAAAAAATCCAAACCTTAAAGAATACACTATCCTTAAATCACCACCGGCCGACCCGGAGCATTATGATCAGTTCTTATTTTACAAGCGGACGTATGAGTTAAAGGATCAATATGTAATCAATCTTAAAAACCACCCGAAGGATTTACAACGCGGGGAAAAGGTCTTGATCTGTGAAAAACCACTGATGGATTCGGTTCAGCGGTATTGGTCAACTACTCCTTTGCAGGTATGGAAAGACTGCCGCTTAGACAGCATTGAAGGGGTGATTAACAATGCTCTTGATGAACCAGCCAATATCCAATAA